Below is a window of Paraburkholderia kururiensis DNA.
CGGCTGTCGGCCAGATGATTCGATCGGGCCGCGCCACGAGTGTTCCCCACGGAGTATCAATGAGCATTGATCGGGCTTTGGTCGACGCCGCCCTCGCGGCCGTCACGGATCCCAATACGGGCCGTCCGTTTGCGGCAGCGAAGGGTTTCAGGAATGTGACCGTGGAGGGCGCAACGGTGGCGCTCGACGTGGTGCTCGGCTATCCGGCGAAGAGCCAGTACGACGCGATCCGCGCGCTGGTGGCCGGGGCGCTTGCCCAGGTGCCGGGCGTGGCCGAGGTGCGCGTCCAGGTGTCGCAGCAGATCGAGACTCACACCGTTCAACGCGGCGTCAAGCTGTTGCCCAACGTGAAGAACATCGTGGCCGTGGCCTCGGGCAAGGGCGGCGTCGGCAAGAGCACGACGGCCGTGAACCTGGCGCTCGCGCTGGCCGCCGAGGGCGCGTCGGTGGGCATTCTGGATGCCGACATCTATGGCCCGTCGTTGCCCACCATGCTCGGCATCGAGGGCCGTCCGGAGTCGCCCGATGGGCAGTCGATGAATCCGCTCGCGGGCCACGGCGTGCAGGCCAATTCGATCGGCTTTCTGATCGAGCAGGACAACCCGATGGTATGGCGCGGCCCGATGGCCACCTCGGCGCTCGAGCAGTTGCTGCGGCAGACGAACTGGCGCGATCTCGACTATCTCGTGGTGGACATGCCGCCGGGCACGGGCGACATCCAGCTCACGCTCGCGCAGCGCGTTCCGGTGACGGGCGCCGTGATCGTGACGACGCCGCAGGACATTGCCCTGCTGGACGCGAAGAAGGGCCTCAAGATGTTCGAGAAAGTGGGCATTCCGATCCTCGGCATCGTGGAGAACATGAGCACGCACATCTGCTCGAACTGCGGCCACGAAGAGCACATCTTCGGCGCGGGCGGCGGCGAGCGCATGGCGAAGGAGTACGGCGTCGATGTGCTCGGCGGCCTGCCGCTCGATATCTCGATCCGCGAGCAGGCCGACTCGGGTCAGCCTACCGTGGTGGCCGACCCGCAGGGCCGCATCGCCGGCATCTATCGCGAGATTGCGCGCAAGGTCGCGATCCACATCGCCGAGCGCGCCCGCGACATGACCTCGAAGTTTCCGAACATCGTCGTGCAGAACACCTGACGATTCGAGGACCGGCGCGCACGTGTGTACGCGTGCGCACTTGCCGATGCGTCAATCCGCGTGGGTGTCGCGGTATCATGTGGGCTTCGTCAGGTCCGGTCCGGCGCCGCAGGGGCGGTGCCGCGCCGACAAGAGGATCGCATGAAGAAACGACTCGACGGG
It encodes the following:
- the apbC gene encoding iron-sulfur cluster carrier protein ApbC, with amino-acid sequence MSIDRALVDAALAAVTDPNTGRPFAAAKGFRNVTVEGATVALDVVLGYPAKSQYDAIRALVAGALAQVPGVAEVRVQVSQQIETHTVQRGVKLLPNVKNIVAVASGKGGVGKSTTAVNLALALAAEGASVGILDADIYGPSLPTMLGIEGRPESPDGQSMNPLAGHGVQANSIGFLIEQDNPMVWRGPMATSALEQLLRQTNWRDLDYLVVDMPPGTGDIQLTLAQRVPVTGAVIVTTPQDIALLDAKKGLKMFEKVGIPILGIVENMSTHICSNCGHEEHIFGAGGGERMAKEYGVDVLGGLPLDISIREQADSGQPTVVADPQGRIAGIYREIARKVAIHIAERARDMTSKFPNIVVQNT